The Nicotiana tabacum cultivar K326 chromosome 14, ASM71507v2, whole genome shotgun sequence genome contains a region encoding:
- the LOC142168684 gene encoding uncharacterized protein LOC142168684: MTNSNDDDIDLGLAVGCTTHNVKTKTEDDSGAGVNASSMVDMAFAASDPLSELVWSPHKGLSLKCADSRLADKKPVLLWNVGLSNVISPPSQSGRFKGTYDENAVNERTIVSPERFLLDGVVDDKHSLAYETNVMGSKCGNEVGCSSQVKIMNTADGVDTLGTNQDAESLKNTEKGFCISQDIQIPQTVESSENHAGQGDLGTERSLQHGADSKLDTGTTKPLAEKTNQGISANDKRRDGDVLVSSHALIPTVKDSEADERLEFAVEEDSRNRKKNSYTTSPPAECIAENDVHLPGVKETCDQKEEQLLRDSSVPLEASPTYSRSSSYRRKGKG, encoded by the exons ATGACAAACAGCAATGACGATGATATTGATTTAGGACTTGCTGTAGGTTGCACCACTCATAATGTTAAGACAAAGACGGAAGATGATTCGGGTGCAGGTGTAAATGCAAGCTCAATGGTCGACATGGCATTTGCAGCATCTGATCCCCTATCTGAATTAGTTTGGTCCCCTCACAAAGGTTTGAGCCTGAAATGTGCTGATAGCAGATTAGCCGACAAAAAACCTGTTCTTCTGTGGAATGTGGGACTAAGCAATGTGATTTCTCCACCATCACAAAGCGGCAGATTTAAGGGGACTTATGATGAAAATGCTGTTAATGAAAGAACAATCGTTTCTCCGGAAAGGTTTCTTTTGGATGGAGTAGTTGATGACAAACATAGTCTAGCTTATGAGACCAACGTTATGGGATCAAAATGCGGAAATGAAGTAG GGTGCAGCAGCCAAGTGAAGATAATGAACACTGCTGATGGAGTCGATACTTTAGGCACTAATCAAGATGCGGAAAGTTTGAAGAATACCGAGAAGGGCTTTTGCATTAGTCAAGATATCCAGATCCCTCAGACGGTTGAAAGTTCTGAAAATCATGCAG GTCAGGGAGATTTAGGAACAGAGAGATCTCTGCAACATGGAGCCGATTCCAAGCTTGATACAGGAACTACTAAACCTCTAGCAGAGAAAACGAATCAAGGAATTTCTGCTAATGATAAGCGCAGAGACGGAGATGTTTTGGTTAGCAGTCATGCTTTAATTCCTACTGTCAAAGACTCGGAAGCGGACGAAAGACTAGAATTTGCTGTAGAAGAAGATAGTAGAAACAGAAAAAAGAACTCCTATACTACCAGTCCGCCAGCAGAATGCATAGCGGAGAATGATGTACATCTCCCAGGGGTTAAGGAGACTTGTGATCAGAAGGAGGAGCAACTTCTTAGGGACAGTTCTGTTCCTCTTGAAGCTTCTCCGACATATAGCAGGTCGTCGTCTTATagaaggaaagggaaagggtAA
- the LOC107819221 gene encoding uncharacterized protein LOC107819221, with protein sequence MSNGEEDSHESVESCNGTGLIPKGKKRWNFEQQSFVGSKRIRTHVHRDSAAESTVARNSSFMTWISNMVKGFSKSNLKESPTLALTFTPNNDEENQGKETNNQEIVMYDKDHDPISRSMGFQTVFQSLYCPTLKVTEKETPKDNNVLIEVPPISCHGGDKVTASAENKASSDIACSKANDELNSTDSLSRLKTGIGEENNTCHSSERDTVYGTPNRNQSLHSLWITRFSNRTPGTTVLSADNPKPTAHETLTCSTECRRPNPQAQTSVDCVIEHQISGARETSSGDEDDDVAASSKEINQSNIHPIIPSAKFKKSEALASLFARRLDALKHILPSSTRGEYSYTRTTCFFCGRSGHDLRNCSEVTESELEVLTRNIRAYNGAEESTCLCIRCFQIDHWAISCPTSSPNRNRNDNLQLFTGNECSSSLLEIKQSQRIELANHAYHSKNQLWFARTSGSNQIQKKRISDPVENSLKESKISSNLVSKEITTDVPKGIFDVIRGLRMSRVDILKWMNSNASLSHLDGLFLRLRLGKWEAGRGGTGYYVACITGVKGEKSERDSRKRISVNVCGVECFVGSQYVSNQDFLEDELTTWWRKTLESGGKFPAEEDLRLKLEERLKLGF encoded by the exons ATGTCGAATGGTGAGGAAGATAGCCATGAAAGCGTAGAAAGCTGCAACGGTACAGGGTTAATCCCAAAGGGTAAGAAACGGTGGAACTTTGAGCAGCAATCTTTCGTTGGAAGTAAAAGAATCAGAACGCATGTGCATAGAGATTCTGCGGCAGAATCGACAGTTGCGCGTAATAGCTCTTTCATGACTTGGATATCGAACATGGTAAAAGGCTTCTCTAAGTCCAATCTTAAAGAATCTCCTACTCTCGCTCTTACCTTCACTCCTAATAATGATGAGGAAAATCAAGGAAAAGAGACTAATAATCAAGAAATTGTTATGTATGACAAAGATCATGATCCGATTAGCAGGTCTATGGGGTTTCAAACTGTATTTCAGTCGCTGTATTGTCCTACCTTGAAAGTAACTGAAAAAGAAACACCGAAAGATAACAACGTCCTCATTGAAGTTCCTCCGATATCGTGCCATGGGGGGGACAAGGTGACTGCTTCAGCAGAAAACAAAGCTTCGAGTGACATTGCATGTAGCAAAGCAAATGATGAGCTGAACTCCACGGACTCATTGTCTAGACTTAAAACCGGCATTGGTGAGGAAAACAATACCTGTCATTCATCTGAACGCGACACAGTTTATGGCACGCCTAACAGAAATCAGTCTCTTCATAGTCTGTGGATAACTAGATTCTCAAATAGGACTCCCGGGACTACTGTTCTGAGCGCAGATAATCCCAAGCCAACTGCACATGAAACACTAACATGTTCCACGGAATGCAGAAGGCCTAATCCTCAAGCTCAAACGAGTGTTGATTGTGTGATTGAACACCAAATCTCAGGCGCAAGGGAGACTTCGTCTGGAGACGAAGACGATGATGTTGCAGCCAGCTCAAAAGAGATCAATCAGAGTAATATACATCCTATTATACCTTCCGCCAAGTTCAAGAAATCCGAGGCGCTGGCCTCTCTATTTGCCAGGAGATTGGATGCCCTTAAACACATACTACCTTCTTCAACTAGAGGTGAGTACAGTTACACAAGAACAACTTGTTTCTTCTGCGGCAGAAGCGGCCACGACTTACGCAACTGTTCAGAGGTGACGGAGTCTGAGTTGGAAGTTCTTACTAGAAACATCAGGGCCTATAATGGGGCTGAGGAATCTACTTGTCTGTGCATTAGATGTTTTCAAATTGATCATTGGGCTATTTCCTGCCCAACATCATCTCCAAACCGGAACAGGAATGATAATTTGCAGCTCTTCACAGGCAATGAATGTTCATCTAGCCTTCTCGAAATAAAGCAGAGTCAACGGATTGAACTTGCTAATCATGCTTATCACAGTAAAAATCAGCTTTGGTTTGCAAGAACTTCTGGTTCCAATCAAATTCAGAAAAAGAGAATTTCTGATCCTGTGGAGAACAgtttaaaagaaagtaaaatttctTCCAATCTTGTTAGTAAGGAGATAACAACAGATGTCCCCAAAGGAATTTTTGATGTCATCAGGGGTCTCCGAATGTCTCGTGTGGATATTCTCAA ATGGATGAACTCCAATGCTTCACTATCACATTTGGATGGGCTTTTCCTGCGTTTACGATTAGGGAAGTGGGAAGCAGGGCGAGGAGGTACAGGATACTATGTTGCATGCATAACTG GTGTAAAAGGAGAAAAATCTGAGAGAGATTCTAGGAAACGCATATCAGTAAATGTCTGTGGAGTCGAGTGTTTTGTGGGAAGCCAGTATGTCTCCAACCAAGACTTTTTGGAG GATGAACTAACTACTTGGTGGCGCAAAACGTTGGAAAGTGGTGGGAAGTTTCCTGCAGAAGAAGATTTAAGACTAAAGCTCGAGGAGCGCCTGAAACTAGGGTTCTAA